A stretch of the Actinotalea sp. JY-7876 genome encodes the following:
- a CDS encoding LLM class flavin-dependent oxidoreductase, giving the protein MDYGHPLTLGVFVTPSNDAPLRPVELAVHAEEVGLDLVTFQDHPYQPRFHDTWTLLSWVAARTDRIRLAPSVIDLPMRPAAVLARAAASLDLLSGGRLDLGLGAGHFWDAMASMGAERLTPGASVDALGEAVDVLRGIWAASERRPLAVPGEHHRVAGVQRGPAPAHDIGIWVGGGRPRMLRLVGTTADGWVVPGGTDGLVALPAGNRAIDEAALAAGRDPREIVRVVNVSGRFAERDGGLLQGPPAQWVDQLLPVVLEHGAGTIVLATDDADDMARFAAEVAPALREAVAAERSARGTAVGVVRRLEVRARRRDGIDYAAVPAALRGTAVEPGDPAYGAVRSGYMRGGSPGLVLRPGDAAQVGQALAFARSQAVPLGIRSGGHGISGRSTNDGGIVVDLSRMNRIQVLDRAARLVRVEAGARWGDVAAALAPHGWAITSGDYGGVGVGGLATAGGVGLLGRLQGLTIDRVRAADVVLADGSLVRASATEHPDLFWGLRGAGFALGVVVAFELEAGEVGDVGYAQLAHDATDTARFLQAWGAAVEASPRDLTSFLIMGGSGGGQVVAQTMTVVASDDVDTIVARLQPLAEIAPLLGQQVVLTPYSGVVAAPAASHAAQGEPVSRNGTLEHVTPAFAADAARLLASGATPFFQIRATGGAAGDVHPAATAYAHRSANFVVSAMGGSQTRLDAAWEPLSRHVTGAYVSFDTDRRPERLLDAYPGPTLDRLRELKRRYDPTNVFRDNVDLAVPDDEASR; this is encoded by the coding sequence GTGGACTACGGGCACCCGCTGACCCTCGGCGTCTTCGTCACGCCGTCCAACGACGCGCCGCTGCGGCCCGTCGAGCTCGCCGTGCACGCGGAGGAGGTCGGCCTCGACCTCGTCACGTTCCAGGACCACCCGTACCAGCCGCGGTTCCACGACACGTGGACGCTGCTGAGCTGGGTCGCCGCGCGCACCGACCGCATCCGGCTCGCACCGAGCGTGATCGACCTGCCGATGCGGCCCGCCGCGGTCCTCGCGCGCGCCGCGGCGAGCCTCGACCTGCTCAGCGGCGGGCGGCTGGACCTCGGGCTCGGGGCAGGCCACTTCTGGGACGCGATGGCGTCGATGGGCGCCGAGCGCCTCACCCCGGGCGCCTCGGTCGACGCGCTCGGCGAGGCCGTGGACGTCCTGCGCGGGATCTGGGCGGCGTCCGAGCGGCGACCGCTCGCCGTGCCGGGGGAGCACCACCGCGTCGCGGGCGTCCAGCGCGGCCCCGCGCCCGCCCATGACATCGGCATCTGGGTCGGCGGTGGCCGGCCGCGCATGCTCCGGCTCGTCGGGACGACGGCCGACGGCTGGGTGGTCCCCGGCGGCACCGACGGGCTCGTCGCCCTGCCCGCCGGGAACCGCGCGATCGACGAGGCCGCGCTCGCGGCGGGCCGCGACCCGCGCGAGATCGTCCGGGTCGTCAACGTCTCGGGTCGCTTCGCCGAGCGCGACGGCGGGCTCCTGCAGGGCCCGCCCGCGCAGTGGGTCGACCAGCTGCTCCCGGTCGTGCTGGAGCACGGCGCCGGCACGATCGTGCTCGCGACGGACGACGCGGACGACATGGCCCGCTTCGCGGCCGAGGTCGCGCCGGCGCTGCGCGAGGCCGTGGCGGCCGAGCGGTCCGCGCGGGGGACCGCGGTCGGCGTCGTACGGCGGCTCGAGGTGCGCGCCCGGCGGCGGGACGGCATCGACTACGCGGCCGTGCCCGCGGCCCTGCGCGGCACCGCGGTCGAGCCGGGCGACCCGGCCTACGGTGCGGTGCGCTCCGGCTACATGCGCGGCGGCTCGCCCGGCCTCGTGCTGCGGCCCGGCGACGCGGCGCAGGTCGGGCAGGCGCTCGCCTTCGCCCGCTCCCAGGCCGTCCCGCTCGGGATCCGCAGCGGCGGCCACGGCATCTCGGGACGGTCGACGAACGACGGCGGCATCGTCGTCGACCTGTCCCGGATGAACCGGATCCAGGTGCTCGACCGCGCAGCCCGCCTCGTGCGCGTCGAGGCCGGCGCGCGCTGGGGCGACGTCGCGGCCGCGCTCGCGCCGCACGGCTGGGCGATCACCTCGGGCGACTACGGCGGCGTCGGCGTCGGCGGGCTCGCGACCGCGGGCGGCGTCGGCCTGCTCGGCCGGCTCCAGGGGCTGACGATCGACCGCGTGCGCGCCGCCGACGTCGTGCTCGCCGACGGGAGCCTGGTGCGCGCGAGCGCGACGGAGCACCCGGACCTCTTCTGGGGCCTGCGCGGGGCGGGCTTCGCGCTCGGCGTCGTGGTGGCCTTCGAGCTCGAGGCCGGCGAGGTGGGCGACGTCGGCTACGCGCAGCTCGCGCACGACGCGACCGACACCGCGCGCTTCCTCCAGGCGTGGGGCGCCGCGGTCGAGGCGTCCCCGCGGGACCTCACGAGCTTCCTGATCATGGGCGGCTCGGGCGGCGGGCAGGTCGTCGCGCAGACGATGACCGTCGTCGCGTCGGACGACGTCGACACGATCGTCGCCCGGCTGCAGCCGCTCGCCGAGATCGCACCCCTGCTCGGGCAGCAGGTGGTGCTGACGCCGTACTCGGGGGTCGTCGCGGCGCCGGCGGCGTCGCACGCGGCGCAGGGCGAACCGGTGAGCCGCAACGGGACGCTCGAGCACGTGACGCCGGCCTTCGCGGCGGACGCCGCGCGGCTGCTCGCGAGCGGCGCGACCCCGTTCTTCCAGATCCGCGCGACCGGGGGCGCCGCGGGCGACGTGCACCCGGCGGCGACCGCCTACGCCCACCGGTCGGCCAACTTCGTCGTCTCCGCGATGGGCGGCAGCCAGACGCGCCTCGACGCGGCGTGGGAGCCGCTGAGCCGGCACGTCACGGGGGCGTACGTGAGCTTCGACACCGACCGCCGTCCCGAGCGGCTCCTCGACGCCTACCCCGGGCCCACCCTCGATCGCCTGCGCGAGCTCAAGCGGCGGTACGACCCCACGAACGTCTTCCGGGACAACGTCGACCTCGCGGTCCCGGACGACGAGGCGTCCCGGTGA
- a CDS encoding FAD-dependent oxidoreductase — protein MPYDHLLAPMTLRGLELRNRVVFPAMATGFVADGGHVSDQLIDYHVARAEGGCGLLITECCSVHTPSAPRNFLSIADDTYVAGLRRFTDAVHAAGARCAVQLWQGGMAAWGQDPAALELVTASGLPTPGGQIPGSSVEKIAEVVQAWGEAAARAVAAGFDAVEFHCAHNYSPHSFLSPALNQRTDEYGGSFENRARYPLECIRAIRASIPDDMPLLMRIDALDDELPGGLTRDDVIAFCRLAQEAGVDVLDVSRGNIVTSAIKYEVPPIDLERGFNVENAAAIRRGTGMPTIAVGRINHPAQGDDIIASGMADMVVVGRGQIADPDFCRKAAEGRAEDIVMCVACNQGCFDRFVLGQPITCLRNPRVGREGEGTLQVTGRPRRVLVAGGGVAGIEAALVLQERGHRPVLCEASGALGGQFELAGHAPRKGEMRDAAVSRGEQAVRAGVEVRLSTPVTPALIDEVAPDAVVVATGAVPRALPVPVEDGANLTDAFAVLRGEAPAVRSGVRSAVVIGGGLVGLEAAEHLAEQGVAVTVVETAEAVGGDLGQLRRICVMEAVAREGITVVTDATCARVTAAGVVVESDGELGEIAADLVVAAVGSVPVDHSALVEHCAARGIECHVVGDAVSARRAIDAIAEAYEVARAL, from the coding sequence ATGCCGTACGACCACCTGCTCGCCCCGATGACCCTGCGCGGGCTCGAGCTGCGCAACCGCGTCGTCTTCCCGGCCATGGCCACCGGCTTCGTGGCCGACGGCGGCCACGTCAGCGACCAGCTCATCGACTACCACGTCGCGCGCGCCGAGGGCGGCTGCGGGCTGCTCATCACCGAGTGCTGCTCGGTCCACACGCCCTCCGCCCCGCGGAACTTCCTGAGCATCGCCGACGACACGTACGTCGCCGGGCTCCGGCGCTTCACCGACGCCGTGCACGCCGCCGGCGCACGCTGCGCCGTGCAGCTGTGGCAGGGCGGCATGGCCGCCTGGGGGCAGGACCCCGCAGCGCTCGAGCTCGTGACGGCGAGCGGCCTGCCGACGCCCGGCGGCCAGATCCCCGGCTCGAGCGTCGAGAAGATCGCCGAGGTCGTGCAGGCGTGGGGTGAGGCGGCAGCCCGCGCCGTCGCCGCGGGCTTCGACGCGGTCGAGTTCCACTGCGCGCACAACTACTCGCCCCACTCCTTCCTGTCGCCCGCGCTCAACCAGCGCACGGACGAGTACGGCGGCTCCTTCGAGAACCGTGCCCGCTACCCGCTGGAGTGCATCCGCGCGATCCGCGCGAGCATCCCCGACGACATGCCGCTGCTCATGCGCATCGACGCGCTCGACGACGAGCTGCCCGGCGGGCTCACGCGCGACGACGTCATCGCGTTCTGCCGCCTCGCCCAGGAGGCGGGCGTGGACGTCCTGGACGTCTCCCGCGGCAACATCGTCACCTCGGCCATCAAGTACGAGGTGCCGCCGATCGACCTCGAGCGCGGCTTCAACGTGGAGAACGCGGCGGCGATCCGGCGGGGGACCGGCATGCCGACGATCGCCGTCGGGCGCATCAACCACCCGGCGCAGGGCGACGACATCATCGCCTCCGGGATGGCGGACATGGTCGTCGTCGGGCGCGGGCAGATCGCGGACCCCGACTTCTGCCGCAAGGCGGCCGAGGGACGCGCGGAAGACATCGTCATGTGCGTCGCGTGCAACCAGGGCTGCTTCGACCGCTTCGTGCTGGGCCAGCCCATCACGTGCCTGCGCAACCCGCGGGTCGGGCGCGAGGGCGAGGGCACGCTGCAGGTCACCGGGCGGCCGCGACGCGTCCTGGTGGCGGGCGGCGGCGTCGCCGGGATCGAGGCGGCGCTCGTGCTGCAGGAGCGCGGGCACCGCCCGGTGCTGTGCGAGGCGAGCGGCGCGCTCGGCGGTCAGTTCGAGCTGGCTGGGCACGCGCCGCGCAAGGGCGAGATGCGCGACGCGGCGGTGTCGCGCGGCGAGCAGGCGGTGCGGGCCGGGGTCGAGGTGCGCCTGAGCACCCCGGTGACGCCGGCGCTCATCGACGAGGTGGCGCCCGACGCCGTCGTCGTCGCGACGGGTGCCGTGCCGCGCGCGCTCCCGGTGCCCGTGGAGGACGGGGCGAACCTCACCGACGCCTTCGCCGTGCTGCGCGGCGAGGCACCGGCCGTGCGCAGCGGGGTGCGCAGCGCCGTCGTCATCGGTGGCGGTCTGGTCGGCCTCGAGGCCGCCGAGCACCTCGCCGAGCAGGGCGTCGCGGTCACGGTCGTCGAGACGGCCGAGGCCGTGGGCGGGGACCTGGGTCAGCTCCGGCGCATCTGCGTCATGGAGGCCGTCGCGCGCGAGGGCATCACCGTGGTGACCGACGCGACGTGCGCGCGCGTGACCGCCGCGGGCGTCGTGGTCGAGAGCGACGGGGAGCTCGGCGAGATCGCGGCCGACCTGGTGGTCGCCGCCGTCGGGTCCGTGCCGGTGGACCACTCGGCGCTCGTCGAGCACTGCGCGGCGCGGGGCATCGAGTGCCACGTGGTGGGCGACGCCGTCAGCGCCCGCCGGGCCATCGACGCCATCGCCGAGGCCTACGAGGTCGCGCGCGCGCTCTGA
- a CDS encoding YqgE/AlgH family protein, which yields MARTSLVPGDLLVAVPHLADPNFRRAVVLLLHHDHEGALGVVLNRPIAVPVGSVLPAWHDAVSEPATLFQGGPVGLDGALGLAVLRVGVEPPASVSPVTTSFGLVDLDGDPDEARGVLGMRVFAGHAGWGGAQLEDEVAAGDWFVFPALPSDAITSDPERLWRAVMRRQGGSMAIISTFPDDPRLN from the coding sequence ATGGCCAGGACGTCGCTCGTACCCGGGGACCTCCTCGTCGCGGTGCCGCACCTCGCCGACCCGAACTTCCGGCGCGCCGTCGTCCTCCTGCTCCACCACGACCACGAGGGCGCGCTCGGCGTCGTCCTCAACCGGCCGATCGCGGTGCCGGTCGGCTCGGTGCTGCCCGCGTGGCATGACGCGGTGAGCGAACCGGCGACCCTCTTCCAGGGCGGCCCGGTGGGGCTGGACGGCGCGCTCGGGCTGGCCGTGCTGCGCGTGGGCGTGGAGCCGCCGGCGTCCGTGTCCCCGGTGACGACGTCGTTCGGCCTGGTCGACCTCGACGGCGATCCCGACGAGGCGCGCGGCGTCCTGGGGATGCGGGTCTTCGCCGGTCACGCCGGCTGGGGCGGTGCCCAGCTCGAGGACGAGGTCGCCGCGGGGGACTGGTTCGTGTTCCCCGCTCTGCCGTCCGACGCGATCACGTCCGACCCGGAGCGCCTCTGGCGTGCCGTCATGCGCCGCCAGGGCGGCTCGATGGCGATCATCTCGACGTTCCCGGACGACCCGCGCCTCAACTGA
- a CDS encoding FBP domain-containing protein, with translation MNPLTEKQIRSSFVNCSRREAAQLALPLDLAQTRWDRLDLLGWIDRKAPLRAYVVVPVDDAPVGVALRAPEPGGRRRRAVCAWCEDVYATNDVALYVAARAGAAGRKGDTVGTLVCTTFECSRNVRRLPKIVELGTDPADVVVERRVAGLRARSERFVREVLSEA, from the coding sequence ATGAACCCCCTGACCGAGAAGCAGATCCGCTCGTCCTTCGTGAACTGCTCGCGCCGCGAGGCCGCGCAGCTCGCGCTCCCGCTCGACCTGGCGCAGACCCGCTGGGACCGCCTGGACCTCCTGGGCTGGATCGACCGCAAGGCGCCGCTGCGCGCGTACGTCGTCGTCCCGGTCGACGACGCGCCCGTGGGCGTGGCGCTGCGCGCGCCCGAGCCGGGCGGGCGGCGTCGTCGTGCCGTGTGCGCCTGGTGCGAGGACGTCTACGCCACCAACGACGTCGCCCTGTACGTCGCGGCGCGCGCGGGCGCCGCCGGGCGCAAGGGCGACACCGTCGGCACCCTGGTGTGCACGACCTTCGAGTGCTCGCGCAACGTGCGGCGCCTGCCGAAGATCGTCGAGCTGGGCACCGACCCGGCCGACGTCGTCGTCGAGCGCCGCGTCGCCGGGCTGCGCGCACGGTCCGAGCGCTTCGTGCGCGAGGTGCTCAGCGAGGCCTGA
- a CDS encoding MMPL family transporter, which translates to MAELLYRLGRFSARRAWTVLVAWLVLLALAGIAYLTLGGTVSSAITIPGTATAEVTDRLEAELETASGGTASVVFHTADGSEITAEQRAGIAAAVARAADVDGVEATVDPFATEAERAGQAQQLAEGQAQLEAGRAQLAEGQAQLDAARAQAEVGQVQLDEARAQAEAAGMLAMVAPQLDAQQAQLDAGLALLDEQQAALDAARAELEAQEPVLADGLALLEMAEGFRTVSEDGSAAIATVLFTDPVFEVAPETKEAVRDAFTAEPVEGLEVDWSNELVAGVPNIGGAAEVVGVVVAALVLLVMLGTLVAAGLPLLTALIGVGIGALGTMALSGTVEMISVTPVLGIMLGLAVGIDYSLFILNRHRRQLREGADVHESIGLANGTSGNAVVFAGSTVIIALLALNMTGIPFLALMGTVAAFSVLVAVLVAVTATPALLALVGRRMLPRRQRTAKPTPPPSDLPPMSTGKAVLRLVVGVGVLLVVAIPALSMRLGLPDGSSEPEDSSQYRAYMVTADAFGEGVNGPLVVVADLPQGTQEADVMGLQARIGAEILAVDDVEAVVPVGTSDDLTLMAFQVVPAEGPNAVSTEELVHELRGMSVDGAEGELAVAGAASGNIDISEKLAAALPVYLAVVIGLSLIILVVVFRSLVVPLIATAGFILSVYAAFGGVVAIYQWGWLGDVFGVHDPGPVLSFLPIILVGVLFGLAMDYQLFLTSGMREAYAHGAGARRAVTQGVRAGRAVVTAAAIIMIAVFGGFVFSHTAIIRPIGFGLAFGVLVDAFLVRMLLVPALMHLVGEKAWWLPRWLDRLLPDVDVEGAQLERRHHAIHEDADDRTSVTSS; encoded by the coding sequence ATGGCTGAGCTGCTCTACCGTCTGGGGCGCTTCTCCGCCCGGCGCGCCTGGACCGTCCTGGTCGCCTGGCTCGTCCTCCTCGCCCTCGCCGGCATTGCGTACCTGACGCTGGGCGGCACCGTGAGCTCGGCGATCACCATCCCCGGGACGGCGACGGCCGAGGTGACCGACCGGCTCGAGGCCGAGCTCGAGACCGCGTCCGGCGGCACGGCGAGCGTGGTGTTCCACACGGCCGACGGCTCGGAGATCACCGCGGAGCAGCGCGCGGGCATCGCCGCCGCCGTGGCGCGGGCCGCCGACGTCGACGGGGTCGAGGCCACCGTCGACCCGTTCGCGACTGAGGCCGAGCGCGCGGGGCAGGCGCAGCAGCTCGCCGAGGGACAGGCCCAGCTCGAGGCGGGGCGGGCGCAGCTGGCCGAGGGCCAGGCGCAGCTCGACGCCGCCCGCGCGCAGGCCGAGGTCGGTCAGGTGCAGCTCGACGAGGCCCGCGCCCAGGCCGAGGCGGCCGGGATGCTGGCCATGGTCGCCCCTCAGCTCGACGCCCAGCAGGCGCAGCTCGACGCCGGCCTGGCGCTCCTCGACGAGCAGCAGGCGGCGCTGGACGCCGCCCGGGCCGAGCTCGAGGCGCAGGAGCCCGTGCTGGCCGACGGCCTGGCCCTCCTCGAGATGGCCGAGGGCTTCCGCACGGTCTCGGAGGACGGCTCCGCCGCCATCGCCACGGTGCTCTTCACGGACCCCGTGTTCGAGGTCGCGCCCGAGACCAAGGAGGCGGTGCGGGACGCCTTCACGGCCGAGCCCGTCGAGGGCCTCGAGGTCGACTGGTCCAACGAGCTCGTGGCCGGCGTGCCGAACATCGGCGGCGCGGCCGAGGTCGTCGGCGTCGTCGTGGCCGCGCTCGTCCTGCTCGTCATGCTGGGCACGCTCGTCGCGGCCGGCCTGCCGCTGCTCACGGCGCTGATCGGCGTCGGCATCGGTGCGCTGGGGACGATGGCGCTCTCGGGCACCGTCGAGATGATCTCGGTGACCCCGGTCCTCGGCATCATGCTGGGCCTCGCGGTGGGCATCGACTACTCGCTGTTCATCCTCAACCGGCACCGCCGCCAGCTCCGTGAGGGCGCCGACGTGCACGAGTCGATCGGCCTGGCGAACGGGACCTCCGGCAACGCCGTCGTGTTCGCCGGTTCCACGGTGATCATCGCGCTGCTCGCGCTCAACATGACCGGGATCCCGTTCCTGGCCCTCATGGGCACGGTCGCGGCGTTCAGCGTCCTCGTGGCGGTCCTGGTCGCGGTCACCGCGACGCCCGCGCTGCTCGCGCTCGTCGGCCGGCGGATGCTGCCGCGCCGCCAGCGGACCGCGAAGCCGACGCCGCCGCCGTCGGACCTCCCGCCGATGTCCACCGGCAAGGCCGTGCTGCGCCTGGTGGTGGGCGTCGGCGTCCTGCTGGTCGTGGCGATCCCGGCGCTGTCCATGCGCCTCGGCCTGCCCGACGGCTCCTCCGAGCCGGAGGACTCGAGCCAGTACCGCGCCTACATGGTCACCGCCGACGCGTTCGGCGAGGGCGTCAACGGCCCGCTCGTCGTCGTCGCCGACCTGCCCCAGGGCACGCAGGAGGCGGACGTCATGGGCCTGCAGGCCCGCATCGGCGCCGAGATCCTCGCGGTCGACGACGTCGAGGCCGTCGTGCCGGTCGGCACGTCGGACGACCTCACGCTGATGGCCTTCCAGGTGGTGCCGGCCGAGGGCCCGAACGCCGTCTCGACCGAGGAGCTCGTCCACGAGCTGCGCGGCATGAGCGTGGACGGCGCCGAGGGCGAGCTCGCCGTCGCGGGCGCCGCCAGCGGCAACATCGACATCTCCGAGAAGCTCGCGGCGGCGCTGCCCGTCTACCTCGCCGTCGTCATCGGCCTGTCGCTGATCATCCTCGTCGTGGTGTTCCGGTCGCTCGTCGTGCCGCTCATCGCGACGGCCGGCTTCATCCTGTCCGTCTACGCGGCCTTCGGCGGCGTGGTCGCGATCTACCAGTGGGGCTGGCTCGGCGACGTCTTCGGCGTGCACGACCCCGGCCCCGTGCTGAGCTTCCTGCCGATCATCCTGGTCGGCGTGCTGTTCGGCCTCGCGATGGACTACCAGCTGTTCCTCACGTCAGGCATGCGCGAGGCGTACGCGCACGGCGCGGGCGCCCGCCGGGCCGTGACGCAGGGCGTGCGCGCCGGGCGCGCGGTGGTCACCGCCGCGGCGATCATCATGATCGCCGTCTTCGGCGGCTTCGTGTTCTCGCACACCGCGATCATCCGGCCCATCGGCTTCGGCCTGGCGTTCGGCGTGCTCGTCGACGCCTTCCTCGTCCGCATGCTGCTCGTCCCCGCGCTGATGCACCTCGTGGGCGAGAAGGCGTGGTGGCTGCCGCGCTGGCTCGACCGGCTCCTGCCGGACGTCGACGTCGAGGGCGCCCAGCTCGAGCGGCGGCACCACGCGATCCACGAGGACGCCGACGACCGGACGTCGGTCACCTCGTCCTGA
- a CDS encoding LLM class flavin-dependent oxidoreductase yields MTDYGHDLLLGSFLTPTAQAPERVVDLARLSEDVGLDLATFQDHPYQGGFLDTWTLMSWVAAVTERIHVAGNVLNLPLRPPAVLARAAASLDLLSGGRVELGLGAGAFWDPIVAMGGRRLTPGQSVDALSEAIDVVRGIWAAQDRSRLVVDGAHHHLDGAKRGPAPAHDIGIWLGAYKPRMLRLTGAKADGWLPSLAYVEGLGDLAAANAIVDEAAEAAGRRPGDVRRLLNIGGRVTAQASDRFLVGPPEQWVDQLAALTLEQGFSGYVLGGDDPALLTVFGREIGPALRELVAAERAR; encoded by the coding sequence ATGACGGACTACGGGCACGACCTCCTGCTCGGCTCGTTCCTGACGCCGACGGCCCAGGCGCCCGAGCGGGTCGTCGACCTCGCCCGCCTCAGCGAGGACGTCGGGCTGGACCTGGCGACCTTCCAGGACCACCCGTACCAGGGCGGGTTCCTCGACACCTGGACGCTCATGAGCTGGGTCGCGGCCGTGACCGAGCGCATCCACGTGGCCGGGAACGTGCTCAACCTGCCACTGCGTCCGCCCGCCGTGCTCGCGCGCGCCGCCGCGAGCCTCGACCTGCTCAGCGGCGGACGCGTCGAGCTCGGCCTGGGTGCCGGGGCGTTCTGGGACCCGATCGTCGCGATGGGCGGACGGCGCCTGACGCCCGGCCAGAGCGTCGACGCCCTGAGCGAGGCGATCGACGTCGTGCGCGGCATCTGGGCCGCGCAGGACCGGTCCCGCCTCGTGGTCGACGGCGCCCACCACCACCTCGACGGCGCCAAGCGCGGGCCGGCGCCCGCGCACGACATCGGGATCTGGCTCGGCGCGTACAAGCCCCGCATGCTGCGCCTGACGGGTGCGAAGGCCGACGGCTGGCTGCCGTCGCTCGCCTACGTCGAGGGCCTGGGTGACCTCGCGGCCGCGAACGCGATCGTCGACGAGGCCGCGGAGGCCGCCGGGCGGCGCCCGGGCGACGTCCGGCGCCTGCTGAACATCGGCGGCCGCGTCACGGCGCAGGCGAGCGACCGGTTCCTGGTGGGGCCGCCCGAGCAGTGGGTCGACCAGCTCGCGGCCCTCACCCTGGAGCAGGGCTTCAGCGGCTACGTCCTGGGCGGGGACGACCCGGCGCTGCTGACCGTCTTCGGCCGCGAGATCGGGCCCGCGCTGCGCGAGCTCGTCGCCGCCGAGCGCGCGCGCTGA
- a CDS encoding manganese catalase family protein, whose protein sequence is MYLHVQRLINEIVPDEPDPAAANALQEGLGGQFGEMRTMMQYLFQSINFRGPDAKPYKDLIQGVGTEEISHVELIGTTISRLLDGSPRYQGKKTDPLDEPGAGGATPLDIALDTSNIHHYLVAAQGARPVDAAGNPWSGTYVYNSGNLVLDLLYNLMLEATGRLQKCRIYEMTDNKTARSTIAYLIVRDQAHENAYARALETLGVDWGKVLPIPKTSAEKFPEVKKLVELGLQSKQYSFDLTAQSEAGKIFQGMSPSKDGTQLDASEQAPAGVPMTIAEERFEEFSPGLDPELLALIQRTAELEMDEVQPLYGPVPPATA, encoded by the coding sequence ATGTACCTGCATGTTCAGCGACTGATCAACGAGATCGTCCCCGACGAGCCGGACCCGGCAGCCGCGAACGCCCTCCAGGAGGGGCTCGGCGGCCAGTTCGGCGAGATGCGCACGATGATGCAGTACCTGTTCCAGAGCATCAACTTCCGGGGCCCGGACGCCAAGCCGTACAAGGACCTGATCCAGGGCGTCGGCACCGAGGAGATCAGCCACGTCGAGCTCATCGGGACGACGATCTCCCGGTTGCTCGACGGGTCACCGCGCTACCAGGGGAAGAAGACGGACCCGCTCGACGAGCCGGGAGCCGGCGGCGCGACGCCCCTCGACATCGCGCTCGACACCAGCAACATCCACCACTACCTGGTGGCGGCCCAGGGCGCGCGGCCGGTCGACGCGGCGGGCAACCCGTGGAGCGGCACGTACGTCTACAACTCGGGCAACCTCGTGCTCGACCTCCTGTACAACCTCATGCTCGAGGCGACCGGTCGACTCCAGAAGTGCCGGATCTACGAGATGACGGACAACAAGACGGCACGATCGACGATCGCGTACCTCATCGTCCGTGACCAGGCGCACGAGAACGCCTATGCGCGCGCACTGGAGACGCTCGGGGTGGACTGGGGCAAGGTGCTGCCGATCCCGAAGACGTCCGCGGAGAAGTTCCCGGAGGTCAAGAAGCTCGTCGAGCTCGGGCTGCAGAGCAAGCAGTACAGCTTCGACCTCACGGCCCAGTCCGAGGCCGGGAAGATCTTCCAGGGCATGTCCCCGTCCAAGGACGGCACCCAGCTCGACGCGAGCGAGCAGGCGCCGGCCGGGGTGCCGATGACGATCGCGGAGGAGCGCTTCGAGGAGTTCTCCCCCGGCCTGGACCCCGAGCTGCTCGCGCTCATCCAGCGCACGGCCGAGCTCGAGATGGACGAGGTCCAGCCGCTCTACGGCCCGGTGCCGCCGGCGACGGCGTAG
- a CDS encoding TetR/AcrR family transcriptional regulator, with amino-acid sequence MPSPTPEPSRSVEDETRPLRSDAARNRDRIIGAARELFASRGLGVGLNEVAHHAGLGVGTVYRRFPDKQALVDAALAEPLQRMRDVADQALRAPRAWDGLMLLLSEGAALLAANLGLRDVALTRGDGPSTLTAEREGFAAVASTLLDQARAEGDLRPGVTGDDVYVLLWMLTELAEHSADVRPDAYVRYLQLLTDGLRSGPGRAPLPAPLTTDEAVEISRRWAGR; translated from the coding sequence GTGCCCAGCCCCACGCCAGAGCCGTCGCGGAGCGTCGAGGACGAGACCCGTCCGCTGCGCAGCGACGCCGCGCGCAACCGGGACCGGATCATCGGGGCGGCGCGCGAGCTGTTCGCCTCGCGCGGCCTGGGGGTCGGGCTCAACGAGGTCGCGCACCACGCGGGCCTCGGGGTCGGCACCGTCTACCGGCGCTTCCCCGACAAGCAGGCGCTCGTCGACGCGGCGCTCGCCGAGCCGCTGCAGCGCATGCGCGACGTCGCCGACCAGGCGCTACGGGCGCCGCGGGCGTGGGACGGGCTCATGCTGCTGCTGAGCGAGGGGGCGGCCCTCCTGGCCGCGAACCTGGGCCTGCGCGACGTCGCGCTCACGCGCGGCGACGGCCCGAGCACGCTGACCGCCGAGCGCGAGGGGTTCGCCGCGGTCGCGAGCACCCTGCTGGACCAGGCGCGCGCCGAGGGCGACCTGCGTCCGGGCGTCACCGGCGACGACGTCTACGTGCTGCTGTGGATGCTCACGGAGCTGGCCGAGCACAGCGCCGACGTCCGCCCCGACGCCTACGTCCGCTACCTCCAGCTGCTCACCGACGGCCTGCGCAGCGGACCCGGACGCGCCCCGCTCCCGGCCCCGCTGACCACCGACGAGGCGGTCGAGATCAGCCGGCGGTGGGCGGGCCGCTGA